GGTACTCGCCATGGATTTGATCATCCCACTCAAGGAACACTTTTTTTCGAGGTTGTCAGAATTATTCGAGAAAAAAGACCGAAAGCATTCATTTTAGAAAATGTCAAAAATTTACAGAGTCATGACAAGGGTAAAACATTTGAAGTGATTAAAAATACCCTATCAGAGGATTTAAATTATCATATTTATTATCAGGTCATAGATGCTCGTTCTCTTGTTCCCCAGAACAGAAAAAGAATTTTTATTGTTGGGTTTGAGAAACCTAGCCGATTTATGTTTCCAGAAATACCAGATATTCATCCTAAAATTAAAGATATTCTTGAAGGGGAAGTTGATAGTAAATATACTTTAACAGATCATCTCTGGGATTACTTACAGAAGTATGCTGATAAACATAAAGAAAAAGGGAATGGTTTCGGTTATGGATTGGTTAATTTAGAGGGTATTGCCAGAACTTTGAGTGCTAGATATTATAAAGATGGTTCCGAAATTTTGATCCCTCAACAGGGAAAAAATCCCCGTCGTCTAACACCAAGAGAATGTGCAAGATTGATGGGATTTCCTGAAAAATTCATTATTCCTGTATCTGATAATCAAGCTTATAAACAGTTTGGTAATGCGGTTGTACCTCCTGTAGTAGAGGCAATAGGAAGGGAGATATTGCTAAGTCTGAATAATCCTATTTTAGATCAGAAAAATTTGCTTGATTCATCTCGCAAAAATCCAATGATCAAACAATTAGAACTTGCCCTAGTTTTTTAGTCCTAAAGATTTATGAGTGATATCTATAGTTTTAATGCTCAGGAAAATGAATTAATCGAGACAATTAAGAATGCTTATTATATGCAACCGGTGATCTCGAAAATAGACGCTATTTTAGCAATTCAAGATGTAGAGATATATCAAAATGCTTTCAATTATCTCTATGAAGTTATTCAAGGCTCAAAAGATGAAGTAGAAAAAATTATTAAACAAAGAAAGCTTCAGGGATTGATAAAAGATGAAAAACAAACTGCCAAAGCTGTGGTAGGAAACATATTTCCCTATGCGGTTATCTATATTTTTCTCAAAAATAAGGAAATTAATAATATTGATCAACATATTTATATAACTAATAAAAAATCTGCTGTTCGAGGATTTGAAAATATATCCACTATTAAATTGGGTGATGGAGAACAACAAAAACCAGATTGTGATTTGATCATTTATTCTTACCATACTTCTGCAAAGATAAGTGATGGTAATAATCAAGAAATACCCTATCCTAAATGTATAATTTTATCCTTAAAAACTTCTTTGCGAGAAAGAGCATCGCAAACCTATAAATGGAAACTTTTGTTAGAAATAGCTAATGATCATGGCTCTAAAATTAAGGAAAAATACGGCATTAACTATAATGTTCCAGAAATTCCTCTTATCTGTTTTGTTACAGTTAATTTTTACAACGAAATTAACAATCCTCAGCAACGAGGAATGTTAAAATTTTTTGATAAAGCATTTTTGGCCAAAAAACTAGATAATGAAAAAGAGACAGATTTAAACAGACAAAAATCCCAAGATTTTATTAGTCCTTTATCAGAATTAGTAGATTTTGTTAGGGACTTTTTTAAACTGTAAAGTCAGGAAAAATTACAGGTTATTTTAGGAGTTATCAACGAGCAGCAAGAGGATTTTACTAGACTTGATTTTTCGGAAAAGATCAAAACAGAAACTGAGGCAATCAGAAAAGTTAGAATCGGACAAAACTTTTTTAGAAAGACAATTTTAGCCCTATATAACTATCGTTGCTGTATTACAGGAAATCCCATTCCTCTCTTACTAACAGCTAGTCATATATTACCCTGGAGTCAATTTCCTGAACAGCGTTTAAACCCTCATAATGGCTTGTGCCTAGCTCGTACTCATGATACTGCTTTCGATCGAGGTTTAATTAGTTTCGATGAGGATTTAAGATTAATTATTGGCCATGAGATCGAAAAAAAGGCTCAGGATC
This Microcystis wesenbergii NRERC-220 DNA region includes the following protein-coding sequences:
- a CDS encoding HNH endonuclease encodes the protein MTGNPIPLLLTASHILPWSQFPEQRLNPHNGLCLARTHDTAFDRGLISFDEDLRLIIGHEIEKKAQDQGSETLELNFINYRGKTLNVPARFSPDLDFKNYHRYHIFQG
- the dcm gene encoding DNA (cytosine-5-)-methyltransferase; the protein is MVKFIDLFAGIGGFRIAFENLGCQCVFSSEWNKFSQKTYEANFNDSPEGDITLIPALTIPDHDILTAGFPCQPFSIAGVTKHNALGTRHGFDHPTQGTLFFEVVRIIREKRPKAFILENVKNLQSHDKGKTFEVIKNTLSEDLNYHIYYQVIDARSLVPQNRKRIFIVGFEKPSRFMFPEIPDIHPKIKDILEGEVDSKYTLTDHLWDYLQKYADKHKEKGNGFGYGLVNLEGIARTLSARYYKDGSEILIPQQGKNPRRLTPRECARLMGFPEKFIIPVSDNQAYKQFGNAVVPPVVEAIGREILLSLNNPILDQKNLLDSSRKNPMIKQLELALVF
- a CDS encoding BsaWI family type II restriction enzyme, yielding MSDIYSFNAQENELIETIKNAYYMQPVISKIDAILAIQDVEIYQNAFNYLYEVIQGSKDEVEKIIKQRKLQGLIKDEKQTAKAVVGNIFPYAVIYIFLKNKEINNIDQHIYITNKKSAVRGFENISTIKLGDGEQQKPDCDLIIYSYHTSAKISDGNNQEIPYPKCIILSLKTSLRERASQTYKWKLLLEIANDHGSKIKEKYGINYNVPEIPLICFVTVNFYNEINNPQQRGMLKFFDKAFLAKKLDNEKETDLNRQKSQDFISPLSELVDFVRDFFKL